The Sinorhizobium fredii USDA 257 region AAACGCAGATCGAACATTTGAAGGGCCGGGCCGCGGGGCTGCGCGACGAGCGCGAGGCGCTGCGTGCCGATCTCAAGTCTGAAAACGCCCGGGCTCGCGAAATGGAGCTGCGGCTGGGACGCGAAGAGAACCGCATACGGCAGCTCGAAACCAAGCTCGCCCGCGAAACGGCCGCCAATGCCGACCGCGAGAGCGCGCTTGAGCGGCGGGCGGAAGAAATTGAGCGGCTGAAAACTCGGGTGAAGGCCGCCAACCAGGAAATTCGCGAAGCGGCGAGAGCGGCGGGCGCCAAGCTGTCGAAGCGAGCGGAACAGCACGAGATCGCGACAATGGGTGCTGAGGGCGAAGCGGATGGAGCCTCGCCGGCCCCCGACGTGACCAGCCTCTCGGACGATCTGCGCAACCGCGCGACGGCGCTCACGGAGCGTCTTGTCAATTCGAAATCCCCCACCCATGATGAGGCGCTGCGCGAGGAGGTGGCGGAGATTGCCGCCGGCATGGTGGCGCTCACGGCAATGCGGGAAGGCTCGTCCTCGCCGATCCACGCGCTTCTCGCCCGTGAGGAGACGGGAAGCACGGGAACCCGCAAGAGCTTGGCGAGACGAGCCAAGGAAATGCTGCCGCCCGAATGACGGCGAACGAGCCCGCTTCAGATGCGACCGTTGGCGCCGGCGACCTGATGAAGCGCGATGCCGGCGGCCATCGCCACGTTTAGGCTGTCGAGGCCCGGACGTTGGCGGATTCGCGCGGTGCGGACCGCAGAAAGGATCGCCTGCGGCAGCCCCTCGCCTTCCGTGCCCACCAGCAATGTGGTGCGCGGCGCCGGCGGAATTGCGGTGATGTCGATCTCGCCGCGCGGCGAAAGTCCCCATATCGCGAAGCCTGCCCCCTGAAGCCCTTCGATCAGTTCGGCAGCGGTTCCCTCGCGCACGAATGGCAGCGTCAACACCGATCCGACGGAGACCCGGATCGACTTGCGGTACATCGGGTCGCAGCTTGAGGCGTCCATCAGCACCGCGTCGACGCCGAAGGCGGCTGCATTGCGAAAGAGCGACCCCATATTGTCGTGGTTCGATATGCCACAGGCAGCAAGTACCAGGCTCGCGGCAGGAAGGGCAGCTATGAGGGCATCGCGGCCGGGCATCGCATCGGATCGCCCGAGCGCCAGAACGCCGCGATGCATGTTGAAGCCGGCGATTGCGTCGAACACCCGGGCATCGGCCACGAAGACCGGCACATCGGCGGGGAATTGCGCCAGCAGCTCTGCGAGGCCGGCGATCCGATTTTCGAGCAGCAGGATTGCCTCGGCGGTGATGCCGCGCCCTGAGCGGTGCGCGGCCGCCAGCATGCGCAGGACGACCGTCCCTTCGGCGATGAAGCCGCTCTGCCGACCGGTCAGATCCCGCTCCTTGATCGACATGAACGCAGCGATGCGGGGGTCCGTCGGGTCCTCGATGCGGATCGGCGCTACGGCAGCCATCGCGTCACTGCGTCCTGACGGTGACATCCGCGACGATGCGCCCTGCTCTGATGTCGAAGACAATCGCCCGTGGTTCGGCGCCCGGCAGGCTGCCATAGAACAGCAGTTGCGAACCGGAAAGCGCCACATCAGTCACGGAGAAGTCGGCCGGCAGCGCCGCAATCGCGGTCAGCGGTGCTTCGCCAGGCACGCTGACTGCCGACAACGCCGCCTCCGCAGCGCCGTCGCTGCGCGTCAGCTTATAGACAATCGCCCCGAGGACGGCCATAAGCATGATCAGCATCACGCCGGCCGAAACGAGCTGCAGGCGCACCATCTTGCGGCGGACATTCTCCATCGCCGGGTCAAGCGGCTTGTCTTCCTGTTCATCGGTCTCGATCGCAGTCATGGCTGGCTTTCTATCGGAATTGAAACGGAATGAACGATCCCTTTAAACAAGCAACCGGCAATAGGAAAGTCCTGAGGGCCGACGAGAATGCCGCCGGGCGGCTGGACGCCTTTCTGACGGAGGCGCTCTCGGGCGAATTTTCGCGCAATCGCATCAAGGCGCTGATCGAGCAGGGAGCCGTTTCGATCAATGGAGCGACAGTGCTCGAGCCGAAGAAAAAGGTTCACCCGGGCGACAGCTTCGAGATTGTCTTGCCCGCCCCCGAGGACCCCGAGCCGAAGGGCGAGGATATCCCGCTCGACGTTCTTTACGAGGATGATGATCTGATCGTGCTGGTGAAACCGGCCGGTCTCGTCGTCCACCCGGGTGCCGGCAACTGGACGGGAACGCTCGTCAACGCCCTCATTCACCATTGCGGCGACAGTCTTTCCGGCATCGGTGGCGTCAGGCGACCCGGCATCGTCCACCGGCTGGACAAGGAAACGAGCGGCGTCATGGTCGTAGCGAAGAACGATACCGCCCATCGGCACCTCTCCGACCAGTTTGCCGATCACGGCCGGACCGGACCCTTGGAACGCGCCTACCAGGCGGTCGTCTGGGGGCGTCCCTGGCAGTTGAAAGGTACGATCAATGCGGCGCTCGGTCGGGCCGGCGACCGGACGAAACGAGCCGTCAAGCGCGAGGAAAGCGATGACGCGCGCGAGGCGATCACCCATTACGAGGTGGTCGAACGCTACCACGAGAAGCCGGACGGCACCTGCCTCGCTTCCACCGTCGAATGCCACCTGGAGACCGGCCGGACGCACCAGATCCGCGTCCATATGGCCCATATCGGCCATCCGCTGATCGGCGATCCCGACTATGGCGCCGCTTTCCGGACCAAGGCGAATCTGCTGCCGGAAGCCGCCAAGAGCGTGGTCAACCGCTTCTCCCGGCAGGCGCTGCATGCCTTCATGCTACAGTTCGAGCATCCGTCCAGCGGTGACACGATGCATTTCGAAGCACCCATGCCCGTGGACATACAGGAACTGGTCGCCGCGCTTCGCGCCGAAGCGTGACAGGGTCTTGAAATTGTTGCGAAGAATTCCGATCTTAAGGGCGCTTCAATAGGAAACCTCCTTTCCTCCGGTCTCACGATAGCGTGAAACCGGACTCCTTGAATCATGCTTTCGCCGTACTTATCTTCTAGCCTCGTGGGGTCTAGACGAAGACCCACGCCCGGCCTGCCGTCCGGAGGCCGGAGATCCACAAAGGGGGTGCTTCATGGCCCGCAACACGTTGCCGTCCATTGCCGCTGGAGAGGGCGGTCTCAACCGTTACCTCGACGAAATCCGCAAATTTCCGATGCTCGAGCCGCAGGAAGAGTACATGCTCGCCAAGCGGTATCAGGAGCATGACGACCGCAGCGCCGCTCACAAGCTGGTGACGAGCCATCTGCGCCTCGTTGCCAAGATCGCCATGGGTTACCGCGGCTACGGCCTGCCGATCGGCGAAGTCATGTCGGAAGGCAATGTCGGCCTG contains the following coding sequences:
- a CDS encoding TrmH family RNA methyltransferase, with protein sequence MAAVAPIRIEDPTDPRIAAFMSIKERDLTGRQSGFIAEGTVVLRMLAAAHRSGRGITAEAILLLENRIAGLAELLAQFPADVPVFVADARVFDAIAGFNMHRGVLALGRSDAMPGRDALIAALPAASLVLAACGISNHDNMGSLFRNAAAFGVDAVLMDASSCDPMYRKSIRVSVGSVLTLPFVREGTAAELIEGLQGAGFAIWGLSPRGEIDITAIPPAPRTTLLVGTEGEGLPQAILSAVRTARIRQRPGLDSLNVAMAAGIALHQVAGANGRI
- a CDS encoding RluA family pseudouridine synthase, which encodes MNDPFKQATGNRKVLRADENAAGRLDAFLTEALSGEFSRNRIKALIEQGAVSINGATVLEPKKKVHPGDSFEIVLPAPEDPEPKGEDIPLDVLYEDDDLIVLVKPAGLVVHPGAGNWTGTLVNALIHHCGDSLSGIGGVRRPGIVHRLDKETSGVMVVAKNDTAHRHLSDQFADHGRTGPLERAYQAVVWGRPWQLKGTINAALGRAGDRTKRAVKREESDDAREAITHYEVVERYHEKPDGTCLASTVECHLETGRTHQIRVHMAHIGHPLIGDPDYGAAFRTKANLLPEAAKSVVNRFSRQALHAFMLQFEHPSSGDTMHFEAPMPVDIQELVAALRAEA